The Mauremys reevesii isolate NIE-2019 linkage group 1, ASM1616193v1, whole genome shotgun sequence genome has a segment encoding these proteins:
- the LOC120374097 gene encoding histone H2B 8, translating into MPEPAKSAPAPKKGSKKAVTKTQKKGDKKRRKTRKESYSIYVYKVLKQVHPDTGISSKAMGIMNSFVNDIFERIAGEASRLAHYNKRSTITSREIQTAVRLLLPGELAKHAVSEGTKAVTKYTSSK; encoded by the coding sequence ATGCCTGAGCCAGCGAAATCTGCTCCAGCGCCTAAGAAAGGGTCTAAGAAAGCTGTGACTAAGACTCAGAAGAAGGGTGATAAGAAGCGTAGAAAGACTAGGAAAGAAAGTTATTCCATCTACGTGTATAAAGTGCTGAAGCAAGTTCACCCAGATACTGGTATTTCTTCTAAGGCCATGGGCATCATGAACTCGTTTGTGAACGACATTTTCGAGCGTATCGCAGGGGAGGCGTCTCGTCTGGCCCATTACAACAAGCGCTCGACCATCACTTCCCGAGAGATTCAGACCGCTGTAAGACTGCTGCTGCCGGGCGAGTTAGCCAAACACGCGGTGTCTGAGGGCACTAAGGCTGTTACCAAGTACACCAGCTCTAAGTAG
- the LOC120374077 gene encoding histone H2A.J, protein MSGRGKQGGKVRAKAKSRSSRAGLQFPVGRVHRLLRKGNYAERVGAGAPVYMAAVLEYLTAEILELAGNAARDNKKTRIIPRHLQLAIRNDEELNKLLGKVTIAQGGVLPNIQAVLLPKKTESHKAKSK, encoded by the coding sequence ATGTCGGGTCGAGGAAAGCAGGGAGGTAAAGTGAGGGCAAAGGCCAAGTCTCGTTCTTCGCGAGCGGGGTTACAGTTTCCTGTAGGTCGTGTGCACCGGCTGCTCCGCAAAGGTAATTATGctgagagggtgggggctggCGCCCCGGTTTACATGGCAGCGGTGCTGGAGTATCTGACCGCTGAAATACTGGAGCTAGCTGGCAACGCTGCGCGAGACAACAAGAAAACCAGGATCATCCCCCGTCACCTGCAGCTCGCTATCCGTAACGACGAGGAGCTCAACAAACTGTTGGGGAAAGTCACTATTGCTCAAGGTGGTGTCCTGCCCAACATCCAGGCTGTGCTCCTGCCTAAAAAAACTGAGAGCCATAAGGCGAAGAGCAAGTAA